GGTGAGCGTAGCGGGGTCCGTCACTGCCCAGGTGGCGAGACGATTGGCGTACAGCAATGGCCGAGCGGAGCATGTTGCCTCGGTCGACCGCATCGTACGCTGGCGCCGTCCGGGTGCCTGAGGCCCGGCCATCGACACGGGGGAAGACCTTTCCATGCTGACTCATGGCAGCACTCGTTACCCGCCTTCTCTGGGGGCGGGACAGCGGTTATCGCTGCCGTCGGGAGCGCATTTCCAGACCGATCCTATTCGCAGGAAGAGGTCGGCGAGCTGCTCGGCCTGGAAAACCGCGCCGTCAAAAAGCTCCTCGGTTCCGCACACATCCAGCGGCGGCATCTCTACCTTCCGGAAAAGGACCCGCGCACCGGTCGCGCGCGGGCCGAGTCCGCGGCTGAGCTGCACGCCAAGTTTCGCGACGGGTCGCTCGAGATCGGATCGCGGGCCATCCACGACGCGCTCGACGCGGCGTCGCTGTCGCCGGCCGACGTCGACTACCTGCTTTGCGTCACATCAAGCGGCTTCATGGTGCCCGGGCTCAGCTCGCTGTTTTCCCGGGAGCTCGGATTCAGGCGCGACCTGCACCGGGCGGACGTCGTCGGCATGGGTTGCAACGCCGGCCTGAATGGGATGAGCCCGCTCGTGCAGTGGGCGAGAAATCATCCGGGCCGGTCGGCACTCCTGGTCTGCTGCGAAGTCAACTCCGCGATTTACCTGGTCGACGAGACAGCGCGCACCGGCATTGTCAACAGTCTTTTCGGCGATGGCGCGGCAGCGGCGGTAATCACCGGACACCGCGGTGACGGCACCGTTCTCGCGGGCCCGCGCGTGGTCGATTTCGAAAGCTTCTGCATTCCGGAGCAGTGGGCGGCCATGCGTTTCGACTGGGAGGCCGGCCCCGGAAAGTGGAGCTTCTTTCTCGACCGTGACATTCCCTATGT
The window above is part of the Phytohabitans houttuyneae genome. Proteins encoded here:
- a CDS encoding type III polyketide synthase, producing the protein MAESGSGSRPRGERSGVRHCPGGETIGVQQWPSGACCLGRPHRTLAPSGCLRPGHRHGGRPFHADSWQHSLPAFSGGGTAVIAAVGSAFPDRSYSQEEVGELLGLENRAVKKLLGSAHIQRRHLYLPEKDPRTGRARAESAAELHAKFRDGSLEIGSRAIHDALDAASLSPADVDYLLCVTSSGFMVPGLSSLFSRELGFRRDLHRADVVGMGCNAGLNGMSPLVQWARNHPGRSALLVCCEVNSAIYLVDETARTGIVNSLFGDGAAAAVITGHRGDGTVLAGPRVVDFESFCIPEQWAAMRFDWEAGPGKWSFFLDRDIPYVIGFNIREPVETLLKRNGLDLSSVAHWVLHTGGGVVIDSVKLSLGLDEHDVRHTRSVLRDYGNISSGSFLVSLQRLLAEGRTSAGDLGVMVTMGPGAQIETALLEFG